A genomic stretch from Chitinophaga agri includes:
- a CDS encoding lipopolysaccharide biosynthesis protein, with the protein MGFKLLSVINNRHFHSLLGNLVSAFLNVLSFAILVRLLSLPAFGEWVLFIGTYTVLDQIRTALLNSGIIKFYAGVDEKTGREVAGSAWYLVLILTGVYLCLNLAVAVVMYGQFDETWRFFMRWIGVMMVVSVPFNIASWFLQAEHRFDKILQVRFWQNGGFLVMILLFHFFSTVTLPHVLFAYTIGLAATSCFTLIRGWTKIRSLVHSTHKQVMILVKYGWLIVGSMISSGFLNYSDNFLIRTMISPAAVAIYSIPQKFMEVIEIILRSFVATAQPTLSSAANRNDWNGVSKAFSRYTGIVSIVIIPFIIGLIIFTKPLIVILADKAYLPATDVVRIFLLCAIFYPIDRFIGVALDMINRPLTNFYKNFLKLILNIIGDIVFITLFHDVRWVAFGSLINMIICVVVGYYMLKKYVPFTMGEIVKLGWAECLNMLEKITGKLKLVK; encoded by the coding sequence ATGGGATTTAAATTATTATCGGTAATCAACAACAGGCATTTTCACTCCTTGTTAGGTAACCTCGTTTCTGCTTTTCTTAACGTACTATCCTTCGCGATCCTCGTTCGTCTACTTTCTTTACCGGCTTTCGGGGAATGGGTTTTATTCATCGGCACCTATACTGTTCTTGACCAGATCCGTACCGCTTTACTCAATTCAGGCATCATTAAATTCTATGCAGGCGTAGATGAAAAGACTGGCCGCGAAGTGGCCGGAAGCGCCTGGTATCTTGTATTGATCCTTACCGGCGTTTACCTCTGTCTCAATCTTGCTGTGGCCGTGGTCATGTACGGTCAATTTGATGAAACATGGCGCTTTTTTATGCGCTGGATCGGCGTGATGATGGTCGTATCTGTCCCGTTTAATATCGCCAGCTGGTTCCTGCAGGCCGAACATCGCTTCGATAAGATCTTACAGGTCCGTTTCTGGCAGAACGGTGGCTTCCTGGTAATGATACTCCTCTTTCATTTTTTCAGCACTGTAACACTACCCCATGTATTATTCGCCTATACCATCGGTCTTGCTGCTACCAGTTGCTTTACACTGATCAGGGGCTGGACGAAAATACGCTCACTCGTCCACAGCACGCACAAGCAGGTGATGATACTCGTTAAATACGGCTGGCTCATCGTCGGTAGCATGATCTCCTCCGGCTTCCTGAACTACTCAGATAACTTCCTCATCCGCACCATGATCAGCCCCGCTGCTGTAGCGATCTACAGCATTCCGCAAAAGTTCATGGAAGTGATCGAGATCATTCTACGCAGCTTCGTGGCCACGGCACAACCTACCTTGTCCAGCGCGGCCAACAGGAACGACTGGAACGGCGTGTCAAAAGCATTCAGCCGCTACACCGGCATCGTTAGCATTGTGATCATCCCGTTTATTATCGGATTGATCATCTTTACCAAACCACTGATCGTCATTCTGGCTGATAAAGCCTATCTGCCGGCTACGGATGTGGTAAGGATATTCCTGCTATGTGCCATCTTCTACCCTATTGACCGCTTCATCGGCGTAGCACTGGATATGATCAACCGTCCGCTGACCAACTTTTACAAGAACTTCCTGAAACTCATCCTGAACATCATCGGTGATATTGTCTTCATCACACTCTTTCATGATGTGCGCTGGGTTGCCTTCGGCTCACTGATCAATATGATCATCTGCGTGGTTGTCGGCTATTACATGCTGAAGAAATACGTTCCGTTTACAATGGGCGAGATCGTTAAACTCGGTTGGGCTGAATGCCTGAATATGCTTGAAAAAATAACCGGAAAACTGAAGCTCGTCAAATAG
- a CDS encoding class I SAM-dependent methyltransferase: MKIRNPQSRFDLDIKKTDRVLEVGGGHNPHPRSNVVVDKYVDDNTHRSGDIKVLRNQQFLSADGENLPFKDKEFDYVICNHVLEHVENPHAFLREQFRVAKRGYMETPSLLGEHLYPKKSHKWVLLEVDNKVVMVDKERISFPTNFDFGDLFLEYLPKASIGYKIMERTHPNLHTMRIEWEGSFDFIVNPDDKDILKYFEEPWTREMVLHYFPQRSLGKELAEATRAFTHICKSIIRSRVLKKA, encoded by the coding sequence ATGAAAATCAGAAATCCCCAATCCCGTTTTGACCTGGACATTAAAAAGACGGACAGGGTACTTGAGGTTGGAGGCGGCCACAATCCGCACCCACGGTCGAATGTTGTGGTAGACAAATACGTAGATGACAATACACATCGTAGTGGTGATATAAAAGTGCTGAGAAATCAGCAGTTCCTGAGTGCAGATGGAGAGAACCTGCCATTTAAAGATAAAGAATTTGATTACGTTATCTGCAATCACGTACTTGAACATGTAGAGAATCCGCATGCATTTCTCCGCGAGCAGTTTCGCGTGGCAAAGAGAGGATATATGGAAACGCCTTCTCTGCTGGGTGAACATCTGTATCCGAAGAAATCACATAAATGGGTACTGCTGGAAGTAGACAATAAAGTGGTGATGGTGGACAAGGAAAGGATCTCTTTCCCGACCAATTTCGACTTTGGGGACCTCTTCCTGGAGTATCTGCCCAAAGCATCCATCGGGTATAAGATCATGGAGAGAACGCACCCCAACCTGCATACCATGCGTATAGAATGGGAGGGTAGCTTTGACTTTATCGTGAACCCTGATGATAAAGATATTCTTAAATACTTCGAAGAGCCATGGACCCGCGAAATGGTACTCCATTATTTTCCACAGCGCTCGCTGGGGAAAGAACTCGCGGAAGCAACACGCGCTTTCACGCATATCTGTAAGAGCATCATCAGATCGCGTGTGCTGAAAAAAGCTTAG
- a CDS encoding glycosyltransferase family 4 protein: MEATKKIRVLQTIRQGKVGGGESHVLDLVRYLDKGLFEPVVLSFTDGPMITSLNEMGVPAHVIHTERAFDIGVWKKVKQFLKAQRMDIVHVHGTRANTNVLWAARSLGLPVIYTIHGWSFHDSLPAWNRKARILAEKFITRLTRLNITVSDSNHRTGEREFGHFNSTVVKNGVNLDKFNRNGTYPDVKAAYGIPAHHLVIGYIVRITEQKDPLGMLRAYARVCANFPDVTLLMIGEGDLKAAAVDLAKELNIADRVVFDNFRQDVPAVLHAVDIYCLPSLWEGFPIGVLEAMAMAKAVIASDVDGTREAVEHEVTGLLVPPKDEASLVTALERLIQDRTLRTHLQENAGKCVQANFDVRDMTHKIETVYQQVLAPL; encoded by the coding sequence ATGGAAGCGACGAAAAAGATCAGGGTCTTACAGACCATCCGTCAGGGTAAGGTCGGTGGAGGAGAAAGTCATGTGCTGGACCTGGTACGTTACCTCGATAAAGGTCTGTTCGAGCCGGTGGTATTATCCTTTACCGATGGACCGATGATCACCTCACTGAACGAGATGGGCGTGCCGGCGCATGTTATCCATACAGAGCGCGCTTTTGATATCGGCGTCTGGAAGAAAGTTAAGCAGTTCCTGAAAGCGCAGCGCATGGACATTGTACATGTACATGGTACCCGCGCCAACACAAATGTGCTGTGGGCGGCCCGCTCCCTCGGATTACCAGTCATCTATACTATCCATGGATGGTCATTTCATGATAGTCTGCCGGCATGGAACAGGAAAGCCCGGATATTGGCAGAAAAATTCATCACCCGTCTTACCCGGCTCAATATTACCGTATCAGATTCCAATCACCGTACAGGAGAACGCGAATTTGGGCATTTTAATTCCACTGTGGTCAAAAACGGCGTGAACCTTGACAAGTTCAACCGTAATGGCACTTACCCGGACGTAAAGGCCGCCTATGGCATCCCTGCGCATCACCTGGTGATCGGCTACATTGTGCGCATCACTGAGCAGAAAGACCCGCTGGGTATGCTTAGGGCATATGCCAGGGTATGCGCCAACTTTCCGGATGTTACCTTGTTAATGATAGGAGAAGGCGACCTGAAAGCGGCTGCCGTGGATCTGGCAAAGGAACTGAATATTGCTGACAGGGTCGTATTTGACAATTTCCGGCAGGATGTACCTGCTGTATTGCATGCCGTAGATATCTACTGTCTGCCCTCTCTCTGGGAAGGCTTTCCCATCGGTGTACTGGAAGCGATGGCCATGGCGAAAGCGGTTATAGCCTCGGATGTGGACGGTACAAGAGAGGCGGTCGAGCATGAAGTGACCGGACTGCTGGTGCCCCCTAAAGATGAAGCTTCGCTGGTAACAGCCCTCGAAAGACTGATACAAGACCGTACGTTGCGTACCCACCTGCAGGAGAATGCGGGTAAGTGTGTACAGGCTAACTTCGATGTACGGGATATGACCCATAAAATTGAAACGGTGTACCAGCAGGTGCTGGCGCCATTGTAA
- the asnB gene encoding asparagine synthase (glutamine-hydrolyzing), translating into MCGIAGFIDFSKKASLPVLKDMTDALLHRGPDDGGYEVYEHPNALIGLGQRRLSILDLSSGGHQPMHYKQYTMIFNGEVYNFKEIRHELEQLGYHFTSSSDTEVLIKGYDCWKEKIVDRCIGMFAFVIYDKEEQQVIFCRDRAGVKPLYYYWHNNVLLFASELKSFHQFPGFEKKIDVNSVSLFLQYSYIPAPYTVFEHTHKLKPGHYMHMSLTNKALTTSEYWSVLEAYRQPLTDMYEGDIIRHTKELMESAYRYRMVADVPVGVFLSGGYDSSSVAAILQASSGNRLKTFTIGYKEAAFDESKEARRIAQHLGTDHTEWIVGPEDAKDILEHLPEIYDEPFADNSTVPTTLVSKLAAKQVKVVLSADGGDELFAGYNKFNQSLQYTERFPKSLQGMVSKVMNMVDPAAIPYFNKQYNFASRYEKMKLIWASGKSQQALKYISQYITESEAASYLGGARSAYKTNFDMNGELNNINDPLNRLLSVDYKTFLVDNNLVKVDRATMSVSIEGREPMLDHRLVEFLARVPAHIKVKNKINKYILKEIVHQYIPKTLMDRPKRPFIAPLTHWFRDELKEQMEYYLSPEKLRQTGIFDPSHIETLKQHYFNGGKVSHQKLWNILVFQLWYSRWIEQL; encoded by the coding sequence ATGTGTGGCATAGCAGGGTTTATTGATTTCTCCAAAAAAGCCAGCCTTCCCGTACTGAAAGACATGACCGATGCCCTGCTGCATCGCGGTCCGGATGACGGTGGTTACGAAGTGTATGAACACCCCAATGCACTGATCGGACTGGGTCAGCGCCGCCTTTCCATTCTGGACCTTTCCAGTGGTGGCCATCAGCCCATGCACTATAAACAATACACCATGATCTTCAATGGTGAGGTGTATAATTTCAAGGAGATCCGCCATGAACTGGAACAACTTGGCTATCACTTTACCTCCAGCAGCGATACCGAAGTACTGATCAAAGGTTATGATTGCTGGAAAGAAAAGATCGTAGACCGTTGTATAGGTATGTTTGCCTTTGTGATCTATGACAAGGAAGAACAACAGGTCATCTTCTGCCGCGACAGAGCCGGCGTGAAGCCGCTCTACTACTACTGGCATAATAACGTGCTGCTGTTTGCCTCCGAACTGAAAAGCTTTCATCAGTTCCCCGGCTTTGAGAAGAAGATAGATGTGAACAGTGTCTCCCTGTTCCTCCAGTACAGCTATATTCCCGCGCCGTATACCGTTTTCGAACATACGCATAAACTGAAACCAGGGCATTACATGCATATGTCCCTGACCAATAAAGCACTGACCACCTCCGAATACTGGAGTGTGCTCGAAGCTTACCGCCAGCCGCTTACCGACATGTACGAGGGCGATATCATCCGTCATACCAAAGAACTGATGGAAAGTGCCTACCGTTACAGAATGGTGGCAGATGTGCCCGTCGGTGTATTCCTGAGCGGTGGTTATGACAGTTCCAGTGTAGCGGCCATCTTACAGGCTTCTTCCGGTAACCGTCTGAAGACCTTTACTATCGGCTATAAAGAAGCTGCCTTTGATGAGTCAAAAGAAGCCCGCAGAATTGCGCAGCACCTCGGTACAGATCATACAGAGTGGATCGTAGGACCGGAAGATGCGAAGGATATCCTGGAGCATCTGCCTGAGATTTACGATGAACCATTCGCAGATAATTCAACAGTGCCTACCACGCTGGTAAGTAAACTGGCGGCTAAGCAGGTGAAGGTGGTATTATCTGCTGATGGCGGGGATGAGCTCTTCGCAGGTTACAATAAATTCAATCAGTCACTGCAGTATACAGAGCGCTTTCCAAAATCGCTGCAGGGCATGGTGAGCAAGGTGATGAACATGGTTGATCCCGCTGCTATCCCATATTTCAATAAGCAATACAACTTCGCCAGCCGGTATGAAAAGATGAAACTCATCTGGGCATCCGGTAAGTCTCAGCAGGCACTGAAATATATCAGTCAGTATATTACTGAGTCTGAGGCAGCCAGTTACCTGGGAGGCGCACGTTCCGCCTACAAGACCAACTTTGATATGAACGGTGAACTGAATAACATCAATGATCCGTTGAACCGCCTGTTGTCTGTCGATTACAAAACCTTCCTGGTAGATAATAACCTGGTGAAGGTGGACAGGGCAACCATGTCAGTGAGCATTGAAGGCCGTGAGCCGATGCTGGATCACAGACTGGTGGAGTTCCTGGCAAGGGTGCCTGCGCACATCAAAGTGAAGAATAAGATCAATAAGTACATTCTGAAAGAAATTGTACACCAGTATATCCCTAAAACATTAATGGACCGTCCCAAACGTCCGTTTATCGCTCCGCTGACACACTGGTTCAGAGACGAGCTGAAAGAGCAGATGGAATATTATCTGTCTCCTGAAAAGCTCCGGCAGACGGGTATTTTCGATCCTTCACATATCGAAACACTGAAACAGCACTATTTTAATGGCGGAAAGGTGAGTCACCAGAAACTCTGGAACATCCTCGTGTTCCAGTTATGGTACAGCCGTTGGATAGAACAATTGTAA
- a CDS encoding glycosyltransferase family 2 protein, translating into MSQENNIAPLVSIVTVNYNTTAVTCELLHSISHNSYRNVEVIVVDNASAEDPTDALLAAYPAVKVIRSATNKGFAGGNNLGLAAATGSYLFLVNNDTEFTDGLIEGLLEVFYHHPDAGMVSPKFHYFFHKGTIEYAGYQSVDVFTGRNSMIGCKEPDQGQYDQISSTHYAHGGGMMTTAAVLKDVGLMPEVYFLYYEEFDWCEQFKRKGYKIYYQYKSLIYHKESMSTGKNSPLKTYYLTRNRILFMRRNVALPNRIIFLLYLTLFTIPKNTLQFLLKREKEHLRAFWKGIMWNVKHRHLNLIPCVA; encoded by the coding sequence ATGTCGCAGGAAAATAACATAGCACCGCTGGTTTCTATCGTAACGGTTAACTATAACACAACTGCCGTTACCTGTGAATTGCTGCATTCCATCAGCCATAACAGCTATCGTAATGTAGAAGTGATCGTAGTGGACAATGCCTCTGCCGAAGATCCTACGGATGCATTGTTAGCGGCCTATCCTGCTGTAAAGGTCATCAGGAGTGCTACCAATAAAGGATTTGCCGGTGGCAATAATCTTGGCCTCGCAGCTGCCACAGGGAGTTATCTCTTCCTGGTGAATAATGATACTGAATTTACGGATGGCCTGATCGAAGGATTGCTGGAAGTGTTCTATCATCATCCTGATGCCGGAATGGTCAGTCCGAAGTTTCATTACTTCTTTCATAAAGGCACGATCGAGTACGCAGGTTACCAGTCAGTAGATGTATTCACCGGCCGTAACAGCATGATCGGTTGTAAAGAACCTGACCAGGGACAATACGATCAGATCTCTTCCACGCACTATGCACATGGTGGTGGTATGATGACAACAGCGGCTGTATTGAAGGACGTGGGACTGATGCCGGAAGTGTATTTCCTCTACTACGAAGAATTTGACTGGTGCGAACAATTCAAACGCAAAGGCTACAAGATCTATTATCAGTACAAATCACTCATCTATCATAAAGAATCAATGTCCACGGGCAAGAACAGTCCATTGAAGACATACTACCTGACCAGAAACAGAATACTGTTCATGCGCAGAAACGTGGCATTACCGAACCGGATCATCTTTTTACTGTACCTGACGTTGTTTACCATTCCCAAGAATACGTTACAATTCCTGCTCAAAAGAGAAAAGGAACACCTAAGAGCTTTCTGGAAAGGCATTATGTGGAACGTAAAACACCGTCACTTAAATTTAATACCATGTGTGGCATAG
- a CDS encoding glycosyltransferase, which yields MIFTIELILLIYLGGCVFYNLLFGIAGRLFPKKNRNTPDALKYSRIAVLVPAYKEDEVILSAARSYESLDYPADKYEVIVIADSLQPETITTLRAEGITVIPVSFKKSTKAKSLNVAFTQLDEEQYDMAVIADADNIPAVDFLTKMNSAFQQGHHAIQAQRVAKNLDTPFAILDAANEMIANHINRKGANALGLSASIIGSGIGFEYQLIKQALKETEATGGFDKVLQQLLVEKGYKIHYLEEALMFDEKVENAAAFENQRKRWLSSQLVYVRQYFVRGFSALLKGRIDYFYMSVGQNLLLPRMLLLAGLFFISFIYLVAGRYLTVPLYVWAITLGAFVVSMLLPLPGKFYSKYLFTVILNLPRVVGIMVGLVFKLKGANKTFIHTKHSKTTIDNPLVNVAGK from the coding sequence ATGATCTTTACGATTGAACTTATCCTGCTTATTTATCTGGGAGGTTGTGTGTTTTATAACCTGCTCTTCGGAATAGCAGGCCGACTGTTCCCTAAGAAAAATAGAAATACACCGGATGCACTGAAATACAGCAGGATTGCCGTTCTGGTACCTGCATACAAGGAGGATGAAGTTATTCTCTCCGCTGCACGGAGCTATGAATCGCTGGATTATCCGGCTGATAAATATGAAGTGATCGTTATCGCAGATTCCCTGCAACCTGAAACAATCACGACACTACGTGCGGAAGGTATCACTGTGATACCGGTTTCATTTAAAAAAAGTACAAAGGCTAAATCACTGAATGTCGCATTCACACAGCTGGATGAAGAGCAGTATGATATGGCCGTGATCGCTGATGCCGATAACATTCCGGCCGTAGATTTCCTGACAAAAATGAATAGCGCATTCCAGCAGGGGCATCACGCCATCCAGGCGCAACGTGTAGCCAAAAATCTGGACACGCCGTTTGCCATACTGGATGCAGCTAATGAGATGATCGCAAATCATATCAACCGGAAAGGCGCCAACGCGCTCGGATTGTCTGCCTCCATCATTGGTTCCGGTATCGGATTCGAATACCAGCTGATAAAACAGGCGCTGAAGGAGACAGAAGCTACCGGTGGTTTTGACAAAGTACTGCAGCAGTTGCTTGTAGAGAAAGGATACAAGATCCATTATCTCGAAGAAGCACTCATGTTTGATGAAAAGGTGGAAAATGCCGCCGCCTTCGAAAATCAGCGTAAACGCTGGTTGTCGAGCCAACTGGTGTACGTGCGTCAATACTTTGTAAGAGGCTTCAGCGCCTTGCTGAAAGGCCGTATAGACTACTTCTATATGTCCGTCGGACAAAACCTGCTGCTGCCCCGTATGTTATTGCTGGCCGGCCTGTTCTTTATCTCATTCATTTACCTCGTGGCAGGCCGGTATCTCACAGTACCCCTGTACGTATGGGCTATCACACTTGGCGCGTTTGTTGTTAGTATGCTGCTGCCTTTACCGGGTAAGTTCTACTCAAAATACCTGTTCACTGTTATACTCAATCTGCCACGTGTAGTCGGTATTATGGTGGGCCTGGTATTCAAACTCAAAGGCGCCAACAAGACGTTCATTCATACAAAGCATTCCAAAACTACCATCGATAACCCCCTGGTCAATGTCGCAGGAAAATAA